A genome region from Streptomyces antimycoticus includes the following:
- a CDS encoding AEC family transporter: MGGVITGFGVIASIIVAGYVIGRRRSLGEHGREVLTKLSFDVASPALLFTTLSKADLSAIISTPLLVTALSTFVVAGTFVAVGAVRRWSVGRTTIGALCASYVNAGNLGIPIAMYVLGDASLIAPVLLFQQLVMTPIALTVIDLSRPDRRPSLIRRLTTPFRNPVVVGSLSGVLVSATDWRIPGLVTEPLSLLGGMAVPAVLLAFGISLPGSQLPGRGEERGPVLLSVALKSFAQPVVAWAIAAGVFGLGGPALFAAVVTSALPAAQNLFTYASRYETATILARESILLSTLLAAPVLMTVAALLG, translated from the coding sequence GTGGGCGGTGTGATCACCGGCTTCGGCGTCATCGCGTCCATCATCGTCGCCGGCTATGTCATCGGGCGCCGCCGCTCCCTCGGCGAGCACGGCCGGGAGGTGCTCACCAAGCTCTCGTTCGATGTCGCCTCCCCCGCGCTGCTGTTCACCACGCTCTCCAAGGCCGATCTCTCCGCCATCATCTCCACCCCGCTGCTGGTGACCGCCCTGAGCACCTTCGTGGTGGCGGGCACATTCGTCGCCGTGGGCGCCGTACGGCGGTGGAGCGTGGGCCGGACGACGATCGGCGCGCTGTGCGCGAGCTATGTGAACGCGGGCAACCTCGGCATCCCCATCGCGATGTATGTCCTGGGCGACGCGAGCCTGATCGCGCCAGTACTGCTCTTCCAGCAACTCGTCATGACCCCGATCGCCCTGACGGTCATCGACCTCAGCCGCCCCGACCGGCGGCCCTCGCTGATCCGCAGGCTGACCACGCCGTTCCGCAATCCCGTCGTGGTCGGCTCGCTGTCCGGCGTCCTCGTCTCCGCCACGGACTGGCGGATCCCCGGGCTCGTCACCGAACCGCTCTCGCTGCTGGGCGGCATGGCCGTGCCCGCCGTCCTGCTGGCGTTCGGGATCTCGCTGCCGGGCAGTCAACTCCCCGGGCGCGGCGAGGAACGCGGGCCGGTGCTGCTGTCGGTGGCGCTGAAGTCCTTCGCCCAGCCGGTGGTGGCCTGGGCCATCGCGGCGGGGGTGTTCGGGCTGGGCGGCCCGGCGCTCTTCGCCGCCGTCGTCACCTCCGCGCTACCGGCAGCTCAGAACCTGTTCACCTACGCCTCACGGTATGAGACCGCCACCATCCTGGCCCGTGAGTCGATCCTGCTGTCCACGCTGCTCGCGGCACCGGTGCTGATGACGGTCGCCGCGCTGCTGGGCTGA
- a CDS encoding SigB/SigF/SigG family RNA polymerase sigma factor: MTTATQDMARPQTGPTKHPHDDAPDTSAEFAEMARLPDGPEKEALRRRVVEAWMPMAERLARQYRNRGESLEDLQQVAALGLVKAVKRYDPEHGTAFAGFAVPTIVGEIKRHFRDHLWVLHVPRRVQDLRNRVRAAHRELSHSADDRPPRTQDIAERTGLTEKEVRAGMEAMGSFTPLSLDAQLTGSDDGYSLADTLGAQETAYDRVVDREAVRPGLSRLPDRERQILYMRFFCDMTQSRIAEQLGISQMHVSRLINRTCSTLRDQALAEAR; the protein is encoded by the coding sequence GTGACGACCGCGACGCAGGACATGGCACGGCCCCAGACCGGCCCCACGAAGCACCCGCATGACGACGCGCCCGACACCAGCGCCGAGTTCGCGGAAATGGCCCGTCTTCCCGACGGGCCGGAGAAGGAGGCGTTGCGCCGTCGGGTGGTGGAGGCATGGATGCCGATGGCCGAACGGCTGGCCCGGCAGTACCGCAACCGCGGCGAATCCCTGGAGGACCTGCAGCAGGTGGCCGCGCTCGGTCTGGTGAAGGCCGTCAAGCGCTACGACCCGGAACACGGCACCGCCTTCGCCGGGTTCGCGGTGCCCACCATCGTCGGCGAGATCAAGCGCCACTTCAGGGACCATCTGTGGGTGCTGCACGTCCCCCGCCGGGTCCAGGACCTGCGCAACCGGGTGCGGGCCGCCCACCGGGAGCTGTCCCATTCGGCGGACGACCGGCCGCCGCGGACCCAGGACATCGCCGAGCGCACCGGACTGACCGAGAAGGAAGTGCGGGCCGGTATGGAGGCCATGGGCAGCTTCACCCCGCTCTCCCTGGACGCCCAGCTCACCGGCTCCGACGACGGCTACTCCCTGGCCGACACGCTCGGCGCCCAGGAGACCGCGTACGACCGGGTGGTGGACCGCGAGGCCGTGCGCCCCGGTCTGAGCCGGCTCCCCGACCGGGAGCGGCAGATCCTCTACATGCGCTTCTTCTGCGATATGACACAGAGCCGGATCGCCGAGCAGCTGGGCATATCGC